In Clostridium sp. JN-1, one genomic interval encodes:
- a CDS encoding double-cubane-cluster-containing anaerobic reductase yields the protein MGNYKKLWSNLGVDLEKHDKLCAVLPELYGNTYLTQENRPQAMNYFNSAVAEIHGFRIQELDECKKKGSKVVGTFCVFVPDEVILAAGAIGVGLCGGSQFWVEDGEKVLPRNMCPLIKASMGAKIGGTCPYFQSCDMLVGETTCDGKKKAWEILNDYIPVHVMELPQMKREKDYDLWTSEIKSFIAKMEELTGNKITVQSLKDSIKTVNAKRRALKRLYDLRKCTPSPISGLDALLVSQIAFFDDCDRFIKKSNELCDELEERIKNNKNDNKKRIMITGTPMALPNWKLHSIIESLNAQVVVEETCTGTRYFENEVSEDGETIDDLIRNLADRYLKINCACFTPNSGRIDDIVKYAKEYNVDGVIDTNLSFCHTYAVENRLVEKELKNRNIPVLNIETDYSTEDSGQIKTRVEAFLEMI from the coding sequence ATGGGTAATTATAAAAAACTTTGGTCAAATTTAGGGGTTGATTTAGAAAAGCATGATAAACTTTGCGCGGTGCTTCCAGAACTATATGGTAATACATATTTAACCCAAGAAAATAGACCTCAAGCTATGAATTATTTTAATTCTGCTGTTGCTGAAATACATGGATTTAGGATACAAGAACTAGATGAATGCAAAAAGAAGGGCAGTAAAGTTGTAGGTACTTTTTGTGTTTTTGTTCCAGATGAAGTGATATTGGCAGCAGGGGCTATTGGAGTTGGGCTTTGCGGTGGATCTCAATTTTGGGTAGAGGATGGAGAAAAAGTTCTTCCCCGAAATATGTGCCCGCTTATAAAGGCATCTATGGGAGCAAAAATTGGAGGAACATGTCCGTATTTTCAATCATGTGATATGCTTGTTGGCGAAACTACTTGTGATGGAAAGAAAAAGGCATGGGAAATATTAAATGATTATATTCCTGTACATGTTATGGAATTACCGCAAATGAAAAGAGAAAAAGATTATGATTTATGGACAAGCGAGATAAAAAGTTTTATAGCAAAGATGGAGGAGCTTACAGGAAATAAGATAACAGTACAATCTCTTAAAGATTCAATAAAAACTGTTAATGCTAAGAGAAGGGCTTTAAAAAGGTTATATGATCTTAGAAAATGTACTCCTTCTCCTATAAGTGGATTAGATGCTCTTTTGGTATCGCAAATAGCATTTTTTGATGATTGTGATAGATTCATAAAAAAATCAAATGAGTTATGTGATGAATTAGAGGAAAGAATTAAAAATAATAAAAATGATAACAAAAAAAGAATAATGATAACAGGTACGCCTATGGCACTGCCTAATTGGAAGTTACATTCTATAATAGAAAGTCTAAATGCACAGGTAGTTGTAGAGGAAACTTGTACAGGTACAAGATATTTTGAAAATGAGGTATCTGAAGATGGAGAAACAATTGATGATTTAATAAGAAATTTAGCCGATAGATATTTAAAGATAAATTGTGCCTGTTTTACACCAAATTCAGGAAGAATAGATGATATAGTTAAATATGCTAAAGAGTATAATGTAGATGGTGTTATAGATACTAATTTATCTTTTTGCCATACTTATGCTGTAGAAAATAGATTAGTAGAAAAAGAGTTAAAAAATAGGAACATACCTGTATTGAATATAGAAACTGACTATTCTACAGAAGATTCAGGACAAATTAAAACGCGAGTTGAGGCATTCTTGGAGATGATATAA
- a CDS encoding flavodoxin family protein: protein MNILAIIGSPRINGNTYKTVKLIEQRLVEKNNAIKFEYVQLSKTNINTCKGCFICIEKGEENCPLNDDRHNLEFKMKQADAVIFGSPVYTYNVSWIMKNFLDRFAYKCHRPDFHGKKAMVVISTGAVGLGVVGSILSFIIGTMGFITCAKVGLTYAPLHERDNIKSMKEMKKLNKQVDLFYSKIINTEVIKPSFIKLLTFKMQQRAFSKAPQNSADFKFWSGKGWLNTKENYYYKVHIGKIKNSIVSLISKVLK from the coding sequence ATGAATATACTGGCTATAATTGGCAGCCCAAGAATAAATGGTAATACTTATAAGACTGTTAAACTAATTGAACAAAGATTAGTAGAAAAGAATAATGCAATTAAATTTGAATATGTGCAATTGAGTAAGACCAATATTAATACCTGTAAAGGTTGCTTTATATGCATTGAAAAAGGCGAAGAAAATTGCCCACTAAATGATGATAGGCATAACCTTGAATTTAAAATGAAACAAGCTGATGCCGTAATATTTGGATCGCCAGTATATACGTACAATGTATCCTGGATTATGAAGAACTTTTTAGATCGTTTTGCTTATAAATGTCACCGACCTGATTTTCATGGGAAGAAGGCGATGGTGGTCATATCGACTGGAGCGGTGGGATTAGGAGTTGTAGGAAGTATATTATCCTTCATAATTGGCACAATGGGATTTATAACCTGTGCAAAAGTTGGATTAACTTATGCTCCACTGCATGAAAGGGATAATATAAAGTCAATGAAGGAAATGAAAAAATTGAATAAACAAGTGGATTTGTTCTACAGTAAAATAATTAATACAGAAGTTATAAAGCCGTCGTTTATTAAACTTTTAACTTTTAAAATGCAGCAAAGGGCATTTTCAAAGGCACCACAAAATTCTGCTGATTTTAAATTTTGGAGTGGCAAAGGATGGTTGAATACGAAAGAAAATTATTATTATAAGGTTCATATAGGAAAAATCAAAAATTCCATTGTCTCTCTTATTAGTAAAGTATTGAAGTGA